One Bosea sp. 685 DNA segment encodes these proteins:
- a CDS encoding LysR family transcriptional regulator yields MDWDRIRIFYTVAESGSFTKAGDVLGLSQSAVSRQIGALERELRAPLFHRHTRGLILTEQGELLWRAAREMTQRLERTRAQLSETREHPSGELKVTATRGLGGHWLTPRLAEFLDLYPDIKVELILTDEELDLSMREADIAIRLRQPQQPDLIQRKLFTVHFHVYGSPAYVKRFGEPKSYEELDNHRILSFGGTSPSYLTAVHWLGTLGRDQRNPRPIHLTVNNITAMKRAVDSGAGIAVLPDYLIETGSPLVQLLRETEMPQLESYLVYPEEMKSVARVQVFRDFLIQKAQRWTY; encoded by the coding sequence GTGGATTGGGACCGCATCAGGATTTTTTATACCGTCGCTGAATCCGGCAGTTTTACCAAGGCGGGAGACGTTCTGGGCCTGAGCCAATCTGCGGTTAGCCGCCAGATTGGCGCGCTGGAGCGCGAATTGCGTGCGCCCTTGTTCCATCGGCATACGCGCGGGCTGATCTTGACCGAGCAGGGCGAACTGCTCTGGCGCGCTGCGCGCGAGATGACGCAGCGCCTGGAGCGAACCCGCGCCCAGCTTTCGGAGACGCGCGAGCACCCATCCGGCGAGCTCAAGGTCACCGCGACACGCGGTCTCGGCGGGCACTGGTTGACGCCCCGCCTCGCCGAGTTCCTGGATCTCTATCCCGACATCAAGGTCGAGCTCATCCTTACCGACGAGGAACTCGATCTCTCGATGCGCGAGGCCGACATCGCGATCCGGCTGCGCCAACCTCAGCAGCCCGACCTGATCCAGCGCAAGCTCTTCACCGTGCACTTCCACGTCTACGGATCGCCCGCCTATGTGAAGCGCTTCGGCGAGCCCAAGAGCTATGAAGAGCTGGACAACCACCGCATCCTCTCCTTCGGCGGCACCTCGCCATCCTACCTCACGGCTGTGCACTGGCTGGGAACGCTGGGCCGCGACCAGCGCAACCCGCGCCCGATCCATCTGACCGTGAACAACATCACCGCGATGAAGCGCGCCGTCGATTCGGGCGCCGGCATCGCCGTGCTGCCGGACTACCTGATCGAGACCGGTTCGCCCCTGGTGCAGTTGCTGCGGGAGACCGAAATGCCGCAGCTCGAGAGCTATCTGGTCTATCCGGAAGAGATGAAGTCGGTCGCCCGCGTGCAGGTGTTCCGCGACTTCCTGATCCAGAAGGCGCAGCGCTGGACCTACTAG
- the trxB gene encoding thioredoxin-disulfide reductase, which yields MAHTHARVMIVGSGPAGYTAAIYAARAMLEPVLISGMQAGGQLMITTDVENYPGFADVIQGPWLMEQMRAQAEHMGTKMVSDHISKVDLSRRPFRLWGDGGETYSCDALIVATGAQAKWLGLPSEQSFQGFGVSACATCDGFFFRNKEVVVVGGGNTAVEEALYLANLASKVTLVHRRDSLRAEKVMQDRLFKHPKVALVWDSEIAEICGGTQPPNVTHLRLRNLKTGAESELKTDGVFIAIGHKPATELFVGQLAMRDSGYLDVVPGTAQTNIPGVFAAGDVTDEHYRQAVTAAGLGCMAALDAERWLQASELEQRQAAE from the coding sequence ATGGCCCATACCCATGCCCGCGTCATGATCGTCGGCTCCGGCCCCGCCGGCTACACCGCCGCGATCTATGCCGCCCGCGCCATGCTCGAGCCGGTGCTGATCTCCGGCATGCAGGCCGGCGGCCAATTGATGATCACCACCGATGTCGAGAACTATCCCGGCTTCGCCGATGTGATCCAGGGCCCCTGGTTGATGGAGCAGATGCGCGCCCAGGCCGAGCATATGGGCACCAAGATGGTCTCCGACCACATCTCGAAGGTCGACCTCTCCCGGCGGCCCTTCCGGCTCTGGGGCGATGGCGGCGAGACCTATTCCTGCGATGCGCTGATCGTCGCGACCGGCGCGCAGGCAAAATGGCTCGGCCTGCCCTCCGAGCAGAGCTTCCAGGGCTTCGGCGTCTCGGCTTGCGCCACCTGCGACGGCTTCTTCTTCCGCAACAAGGAGGTCGTGGTCGTCGGCGGCGGCAATACGGCAGTCGAGGAGGCGCTCTACCTCGCCAACCTTGCCAGCAAGGTCACGCTGGTCCACCGCCGCGATTCGCTGCGCGCCGAAAAGGTGATGCAGGACCGGCTGTTCAAGCACCCCAAGGTCGCGCTGGTCTGGGATAGCGAGATCGCCGAGATCTGCGGCGGCACGCAGCCGCCCAACGTCACGCATCTGCGCCTGCGCAACCTCAAGACCGGCGCGGAGAGCGAACTCAAGACCGACGGCGTCTTCATCGCGATCGGCCATAAGCCGGCGACCGAACTCTTCGTCGGCCAGCTCGCGATGCGTGATTCGGGCTATCTCGACGTCGTCCCGGGCACCGCCCAGACCAATATCCCGGGTGTTTTCGCCGCCGGCGACGTCACCGACGAACATTACCGCCAGGCCGTGACGGCAGCAGGCCTCGGCTGCATGGCCGCGCTCGATGCCGAACGCTGGTTGCAGGCGAGCGAATTGGAGCAGCGCCAGGCGGCTGAGTGA